A part of Microbulbifer sp. MI-G genomic DNA contains:
- the nagA gene encoding N-acetylglucosamine-6-phosphate deacetylase, which produces MKTDNYYLRAARAITETEDLADHCLRIEDGRIADITDTPGGELPLIELPGAILVPGMIDLHIHGREGCDVMDATPEALDTISRSLARHGVTGFLATTVTSSWEETLAAMDNLGRAALTTQPGAQVLGGYSEGLFFACKHKGAHNEHYFLTPSRERIDALLKAAHGQLKVLALAPEIEGATEIIPYLTEKGVKVMLGHTDADYEQTVAALAAGACGGVHVFNGMRGIHHRDPGCTGAVLMEDVNVEVIADGVHLHPAILQMICKLKEPRKITLISDCINAGGLTDGRYMLGKMEVDLKQGIARTNSGSLAGSTLTLERAVANLHRLAGIDFRDAVHMASLSPAKFLGIDDRTGSIACGKDADIAVLDGNGNVRATLYRGELIYCDKNMRGRFTNRLNTL; this is translated from the coding sequence CAACTATTACCTCAGGGCCGCGCGCGCAATCACCGAAACAGAGGACCTGGCCGATCACTGCCTGCGCATAGAGGACGGCCGTATCGCCGACATTACCGACACACCCGGTGGCGAACTGCCGTTGATAGAACTGCCGGGCGCGATCCTGGTTCCCGGCATGATCGACCTGCATATCCACGGCCGTGAGGGCTGCGACGTGATGGACGCCACTCCGGAAGCGCTGGATACCATCTCCCGCTCCCTGGCCCGCCACGGCGTCACCGGCTTTCTCGCCACCACCGTGACCAGCAGCTGGGAAGAGACCCTGGCCGCGATGGACAACCTTGGCCGCGCCGCACTGACCACCCAGCCCGGTGCCCAGGTGCTGGGCGGCTACAGCGAAGGACTTTTCTTTGCCTGCAAACACAAGGGCGCACACAACGAGCACTACTTCCTCACTCCGAGCCGTGAGCGTATCGACGCACTGCTGAAGGCCGCCCACGGACAACTGAAAGTGCTGGCTCTGGCGCCCGAAATTGAAGGGGCCACAGAGATAATCCCCTACCTGACGGAAAAAGGCGTAAAGGTGATGCTGGGGCACACCGACGCAGATTACGAGCAGACCGTCGCGGCACTGGCCGCCGGCGCCTGCGGTGGCGTGCACGTATTCAACGGCATGCGCGGCATCCACCACCGCGACCCCGGCTGCACTGGCGCCGTGCTGATGGAAGATGTCAATGTGGAAGTGATCGCCGACGGTGTGCACTTGCACCCGGCGATACTGCAGATGATCTGCAAATTAAAGGAACCGAGGAAAATCACTCTGATCAGCGACTGTATCAATGCCGGTGGCCTGACGGACGGGCGTTACATGTTGGGGAAAATGGAAGTGGATCTGAAACAGGGTATCGCCAGGACCAATAGCGGCTCACTGGCCGGCAGCACCCTGACCCTGGAGAGGGCGGTGGCTAACCTGCACAGGCTGGCGGGTATCGACTTTCGCGATGCGGTGCATATGGCCAGCCTGTCGCCGGCAAAGTTTCTGGGTATTGACGACCGCACCGGATCGATTGCCTGCGGCAAGGATGCGGATATCGCCGTGCTCGACGGTAACGGGAATGTGCGGGCGACGCTGTATCGCGGTGAATTGATCTATTGCGACAAAAATATGCGTGGCCGGTTTACCAATCGGTTAAATACCCTGTAG